A single genomic interval of Helianthus annuus cultivar XRQ/B chromosome 13, HanXRQr2.0-SUNRISE, whole genome shotgun sequence harbors:
- the LOC110897890 gene encoding aquaporin PIP1-3, whose protein sequence is MEGKEEDVKLGANKYSERQPIGTSAQTDKDYKEPPPAPLFEPGELSSWSFYRAGIAEFIATFLFLYISVLTVMGVVKSPTKCGTVGIQGIAWAFGGMIFALVYCTAGISGGHINPAVTFGLLLARKLSLTRAVFYMVMQCLGAICGAGVVKGFMGKHEYTTLGGGANSVAHGYTKGSGLGAEIVGTFVLVYTVFSATDAKRSARDSHVPILAPLPIGFAVFLVHLATIPITGTGINPARSLGAAIIYNKDHAWDDHWIFWVGPFIGAALAAIYHVIVIRAIPFKSRS, encoded by the exons atgGAGGGTAAGGAAGAAGATGTGAAGCTTGGAGCCAACAAGTATTCAGAAAGGCAGCCCATTGGGACATCAGCCCAAACAGATAAGGACTACAAGGAGCCACCACCAGCTCCTCTGTTTGAGCCAGGGGAGTTGAGCTCATGGTCCTTTTACAGGGCTGGGATTGCTGAGTTCATTGCAACTTTCTTGTTTCTTTATATCTCTGTGTTGACTGTTATGGGTGTGGTCAAATCTCCCACTAAGTGTGGGACTGTTGGTATTCAAGGGATTGCTTGGGCTTTTGGTGGCATGATCTTTGCTCTTGTCTACTGTACTGCTGGTATCTCAG GAGGACACATTAACCCAGCTGTGACATTCGGTTTGCTATTGGCAAGAAAACTATCTTTGACCAGGGCAGTGTTCTACATGGTGATGCAGTGCCTTGGAGCCATCTGTGGTGCAGGTGTGGTCAAGGGGTTCATGGGCAAGCATGAGTACACCACTTTGGGTGGTGGAGCCAACTCTGTAGCCCATGGTTACACCAAGGGTTCAGGTCTTGGTGCTGAGATTGTTGGCACTTTCGTGCTCGTTTACACCGTCTTTTCCGCCACCGATGCCAAGAGAAGTGCAAGAGACTCCCATGTCCCT ATTTTGGCTCCTCTCCCAATCGGGTTCGCGGTTTTCTTGGTCCATTTGGCCACCATCCCCATCACCGGAACCGGTATTAACCCTGCAAGAAGTCTTGGAGCTGCAATCATCTACAACAAGGACCATGCTTGGGATGACCAT TGGATCTTCTGGGTTGGTCCATTCATTGGAGCTGCACTTGCTGCTATCTACCATGTGATTGTGATCAGAGCCATTCCCTTCAAGAGCAGATCTTAA